A single window of Streptomyces xanthii DNA harbors:
- a CDS encoding STAS domain-containing protein yields MSLRVNEGVRGDWAVVSVSGEMDLVTSPALRQRVHDAVADGRRSLVLDLSDVLFCDSSGVGVLIAARRLIRSCQGRLRLILPAQGAVDGSHVNRVLGALGVRRLFDVYPDVAAATDEGAQPLSA; encoded by the coding sequence GTGTCGCTCAGGGTGAATGAGGGAGTGCGAGGCGACTGGGCCGTCGTGTCGGTGTCCGGCGAGATGGACCTGGTGACGTCCCCCGCGCTGCGTCAGCGGGTGCACGATGCCGTGGCCGACGGCCGGCGCAGTCTGGTTCTCGACCTCTCCGACGTGCTGTTCTGTGATTCCAGCGGGGTCGGCGTGCTGATCGCCGCCCGGCGGCTGATCCGTTCCTGCCAGGGGCGGCTGCGGCTGATCCTGCCCGCGCAGGGGGCGGTGGACGGTTCGCATGTGAACCGTGTTCTCGGGGCGCTCGGCGTGCGCCGGCTCTTCGACGTGTACCCGGACGTGGCCGCCGCCACGGACGAAGGGGCCCAGCCGCTCTCGGCCTGA
- a CDS encoding sigma-70 family RNA polymerase sigma factor produces MPKDTPSRWDRRMQQRLAHGEAAALGELYDRFASLVHGLAHRVLDDEDAADQITREVFTRVWENPEAYDPRQGPLRSFVATLAHRQAVQRLRQTESAALVRSGCGTTEDLERKVRRASAAARADYIVTSMPAPLRAALELAYFQRRDYRQTAADLGVTEDEARRRLRLGLQLLSTAHDSGIPPGGYGRPA; encoded by the coding sequence ATGCCCAAGGACACTCCGTCCCGCTGGGACCGGAGGATGCAGCAGCGGCTCGCGCACGGCGAGGCCGCGGCGCTCGGCGAGCTCTACGACCGCTTCGCATCCCTGGTGCACGGCCTCGCCCACCGCGTCCTGGACGACGAGGACGCCGCCGACCAGATCACCCGCGAGGTCTTCACCCGCGTCTGGGAGAACCCGGAGGCGTACGACCCGCGGCAGGGCCCGCTGCGCTCGTTCGTCGCGACGCTCGCCCACCGTCAGGCCGTGCAGCGGCTGCGCCAGACCGAGTCGGCCGCGCTCGTGCGCAGCGGCTGCGGCACCACCGAGGACCTGGAGCGCAAGGTGCGCCGGGCCTCCGCGGCCGCCCGCGCGGACTACATCGTGACATCGATGCCCGCCCCGCTCAGGGCCGCACTCGAACTGGCGTACTTCCAGCGGCGTGACTACCGCCAGACCGCCGCCGACCTCGGCGTCACCGAGGACGAGGCGCGCCGCCGGCTCCGGCTCGGCCTGCAGCTGCTGTCCACGGCGCACGACAGCGGCATCCCGCCGGGCGGCTACGGGAGGCCCGCGTGA
- a CDS encoding zf-HC2 domain-containing protein, whose amino-acid sequence MSGAGGPDRFDSYDPRDDEPEGRYGAGGARGGAARIPTPRSSVEDTGRPLPDLPAPEPLVLEHRVLKSLLGAWALAACSPEEAAAVEDHLGGCGTCAEEALRLRDAVGLLHADESLDLDPLLRARVLEGCLSRRPARIPVPSWATPYDAETARLDALLKDFGDGEWHAPVRLRWYEGDEQLSRKTTVAGVIAHLISVDGLVARALGLDDPLGPPAPPESLGPAARTEALWQASHFPPTRAVRAPWREQAHELIRTVSFAGSDMEGGGGSGQLPISYGDFTLPLRDAMADRAFECWVHAGDIADAVDYPYEAPAPKHLHRMIDLAARMLPDALAGRDRERDQVAAGRLLRLEVEGAGGGQWLIPLDPSGAEGADEVAHVALDGVEFCRLAAGRVPPAEAAAGSVGDRDAIMSVLTATAGLSRM is encoded by the coding sequence GTGAGCGGCGCCGGCGGACCGGACCGCTTCGACTCCTACGACCCGCGCGACGACGAGCCCGAGGGCCGCTACGGCGCGGGCGGGGCCCGGGGCGGCGCCGCCCGCATACCGACGCCGCGCTCCTCCGTCGAGGACACCGGCCGCCCGCTGCCCGACCTGCCCGCACCGGAGCCGCTCGTGCTCGAGCACCGGGTCCTGAAATCGCTGCTCGGCGCCTGGGCCCTCGCCGCCTGCTCGCCCGAGGAGGCGGCCGCCGTCGAGGACCATCTCGGCGGCTGCGGGACCTGCGCCGAGGAGGCGCTGCGGCTGCGGGACGCGGTCGGGCTGCTGCACGCCGACGAGTCCCTCGACCTGGACCCGCTGCTGCGGGCCCGCGTCCTGGAGGGCTGCCTCTCCCGGCGCCCGGCCCGCATCCCGGTCCCGTCCTGGGCGACCCCGTACGACGCGGAGACCGCCCGTCTCGACGCGCTCCTGAAGGACTTCGGCGACGGGGAGTGGCACGCGCCGGTGCGGCTGCGCTGGTACGAGGGGGACGAGCAGCTCAGCCGGAAGACGACGGTCGCCGGTGTCATAGCGCATCTGATCAGTGTCGACGGGCTGGTCGCCCGTGCCCTCGGCCTCGACGACCCGCTCGGCCCGCCCGCCCCGCCGGAGTCGCTCGGCCCGGCCGCGCGCACGGAGGCGCTCTGGCAGGCCTCGCACTTCCCGCCGACGCGGGCGGTACGGGCGCCGTGGCGGGAGCAGGCGCACGAGCTGATCCGCACGGTGTCGTTCGCCGGGTCGGACATGGAGGGCGGCGGCGGTTCGGGGCAACTCCCCATCTCGTACGGCGACTTCACGCTGCCGCTGCGGGACGCGATGGCGGACCGGGCCTTCGAGTGCTGGGTGCACGCGGGGGACATCGCGGACGCGGTCGACTACCCGTACGAGGCGCCGGCGCCGAAGCATCTGCACCGGATGATCGATCTGGCGGCGCGGATGCTGCCGGACGCTCTTGCCGGGCGGGACCGGGAGCGGGATCAGGTGGCCGCGGGGCGGTTGTTGCGGCTCGAGGTCGAGGGGGCCGGGGGTGGTCAGTGGCTGATCCCGCTCGACCCGTCCGGCGCCGAGGGGGCCGACGAGGTGGCGCATGTCGCCCTCGACGGGGTGGAGTTCTGCCGCCTCGCCGCGGGGCGGGTGCCGCCGGCCGAAGCGGCGGCCGGGTCCGTGGGCGACCGCGACGCGATCATGTCCGTCCTGACCGCGACGGCGGGCCTGAGCCGTATGTGA
- the purU gene encoding formyltetrahydrofolate deformylase — translation MNAQSAPVPGSEQYVLTLSCPDKQGIVHAVSSYLFMTGCNIEDSQQFGDHDTGLFFMRVHFSADAPVTVEKLRASFAAIGDSFQMDWQIHRASDRMKVVLMVSKFGHCLNDLLFRARIGALPVEIAAVVSNHTDFAELVASYDIPFHHIPVTKDTKAAAEARLLELVRSEGVELVVLARYMQVLSDDLCKQLSGRIINIHHSFLPSFKGAKPYHQAHARGVKLIGATAHYVTADLDEGPIIEQEVERVGHDVTPDQLVAVGRDVECQALARAVKWHAERRVLLDGRRTVVFA, via the coding sequence ATGAATGCGCAGTCCGCACCCGTTCCCGGCTCCGAGCAGTACGTCCTCACTCTTTCGTGCCCCGACAAGCAGGGCATCGTGCACGCCGTGTCGAGCTATCTCTTCATGACCGGCTGCAACATCGAGGACAGCCAGCAGTTCGGTGACCACGACACGGGACTGTTCTTCATGCGGGTCCACTTCAGCGCGGACGCGCCGGTCACCGTGGAGAAGCTGCGGGCCAGCTTCGCCGCGATCGGCGACTCGTTCCAGATGGACTGGCAGATCCACCGGGCCTCCGACCGGATGAAGGTCGTGCTCATGGTCAGCAAGTTCGGGCACTGCCTGAACGACCTGCTGTTCCGGGCGCGGATCGGGGCGCTGCCCGTCGAGATCGCGGCGGTCGTCTCCAACCACACCGACTTCGCCGAACTCGTCGCCTCCTACGACATCCCCTTCCACCACATCCCCGTGACGAAGGACACCAAGGCGGCGGCCGAGGCGCGGCTCCTCGAACTGGTCCGGTCCGAGGGCGTCGAGCTCGTCGTGCTCGCCCGGTACATGCAGGTCCTCTCGGACGACCTGTGCAAGCAGCTCAGCGGGCGGATCATCAACATCCACCACTCGTTCCTGCCGAGCTTCAAGGGGGCGAAGCCGTACCACCAGGCGCACGCGCGGGGTGTGAAGCTCATCGGGGCGACCGCGCACTACGTCACCGCGGACCTCGACGAGGGGCCGATCATCGAGCAGGAGGTCGAGCGGGTCGGGCACGACGTCACGCCGGACCAGCTTGTCGCGGTGGGGCGGGACGTGGAGTGCCAGGCGCTGGCGCGGGCCGTCAAGTGGCATGCGGAGCGGCGTGTTCTGCTGGACGGACGCCGCACGGTGGTCTTCGCCTAG
- a CDS encoding SCO4402 family protein: MTVQSSENSSRRGRRSTKMGGMPLNDMPWWRWRSNVRSALHMLSDPVFQREVWLAGVDGYGDVTDAVYRLVEDTWLDNWSAEKYVGTIFRDAQEAALVDAAVLRVLRIMHQVGPDAPVSAYLDHPEWGEAVAASREAHVRLAVSDGDEPDAPPRTLEVLRIMTRVA, encoded by the coding sequence ATGACCGTGCAAAGCTCGGAGAACTCTTCCCGCCGCGGCCGTCGCTCCACGAAAATGGGCGGCATGCCACTCAACGACATGCCGTGGTGGCGCTGGCGCAGCAATGTGCGCTCCGCGCTGCACATGCTCTCGGACCCGGTCTTCCAGCGGGAGGTCTGGCTCGCCGGTGTGGACGGGTACGGGGACGTCACCGATGCCGTGTACCGCCTGGTCGAGGACACCTGGCTCGACAACTGGTCCGCCGAGAAGTACGTCGGGACGATCTTCCGTGACGCGCAGGAGGCCGCGCTCGTCGACGCGGCCGTGCTGCGGGTCCTGCGGATCATGCACCAGGTCGGGCCGGACGCCCCCGTCTCCGCGTACCTCGATCACCCGGAGTGGGGCGAGGCGGTGGCCGCGTCCCGCGAGGCGCACGTCCGGCTCGCCGTGAGCGACGGGGACGAGCCCGACGCGCCTCCGCGCACGCTCGAGGTCCTGCGGATCATGACGCGGGTGGCCTAG
- a CDS encoding ABC transporter substrate-binding protein: MTGRRHTSIKRTFTALSAVVTGGALVAGCGLIPGATGGSGDRTVTVMTWAPEKTDATNMPGMPAMARAYARWTNAHGGLGGRRLRVLTCNDHDDSVGAAKCARKAADAGAVAVVGSYSQHGRAFLSPLESAGIPYIGGYGTTDAEFTSPLSYPVNGGQAALLAGNGRQLAERCARTVLVRPDTIAGDELVPLLNAGLAERDRGAVADLRAPEDATDYGGKAREALTTASSAGLGREGCVAAVLGERTNTFFDSFRRLRASYPAVRTATVLGSIDQSTINRTGGARSPYEGAYVTGWYPASDDARWDGMKRVIKEQAFDDNRIDPADAGVQTTWIAYEVLRQAVGSLGDGEVTARAVSSALDEGLQVDTGGLTPPLRWGYDHMSDAGDFPRLVNARVTFQRVEKGRLVATRKSAVDLTQTLAKAS; this comes from the coding sequence ATGACCGGCCGGCGACACACCTCCATCAAGCGCACCTTCACCGCTCTGTCCGCAGTCGTCACGGGCGGCGCCCTGGTCGCCGGTTGCGGCCTGATCCCTGGAGCCACGGGGGGCTCCGGGGATCGGACCGTGACGGTGATGACCTGGGCGCCCGAGAAGACCGACGCGACGAACATGCCCGGAATGCCCGCGATGGCCCGCGCCTACGCCCGCTGGACCAACGCGCACGGCGGCCTCGGCGGCCGCAGGCTCCGGGTCCTGACCTGCAACGACCACGACGACAGCGTGGGCGCCGCCAAGTGCGCCCGCAAGGCCGCCGACGCGGGCGCCGTCGCCGTCGTCGGCTCGTACAGCCAGCACGGGCGGGCGTTCCTGTCCCCGCTGGAGTCCGCGGGGATCCCGTACATCGGCGGGTACGGGACGACCGACGCCGAGTTCACCAGCCCGCTGTCCTACCCCGTCAACGGCGGCCAGGCCGCCCTGCTCGCGGGGAACGGGCGGCAGCTCGCCGAGCGCTGCGCGCGCACCGTCCTGGTGCGCCCCGACACCATCGCGGGCGACGAACTGGTGCCGCTCCTGAACGCCGGGCTCGCCGAGCGCGACCGGGGCGCGGTCGCCGACCTGCGCGCGCCCGAGGACGCCACCGACTACGGCGGCAAGGCCCGCGAGGCGCTGACCACGGCGAGCTCCGCCGGCCTCGGCCGCGAGGGCTGCGTCGCGGCGGTCCTCGGCGAGCGCACGAACACGTTCTTCGACTCGTTCCGCCGGCTGCGCGCGAGCTATCCGGCGGTGCGCACGGCGACGGTCCTCGGCAGCATCGACCAGTCCACGATCAACCGCACCGGCGGCGCGCGCAGCCCCTACGAGGGCGCGTACGTGACCGGCTGGTACCCGGCGTCGGACGACGCGCGCTGGGACGGGATGAAGCGCGTGATCAAGGAGCAGGCCTTCGACGACAACCGGATCGACCCGGCGGACGCGGGCGTGCAGACCACCTGGATCGCGTACGAGGTGCTGCGGCAGGCCGTCGGATCGCTCGGGGACGGCGAGGTGACGGCGCGCGCGGTCAGCTCGGCGCTCGACGAGGGGCTCCAGGTGGACACCGGCGGACTGACCCCGCCGCTGCGCTGGGGCTACGACCACATGTCCGACGCGGGTGACTTCCCGCGCCTGGTCAACGCGCGGGTCACGTTCCAGCGGGTGGAGAAGGGCCGCCTGGTGGCGACCCGGAAGTCGGCGGTGGACCTGACGCAGACCCTCGCGAAGGCCTCCTGA
- a CDS encoding tetratricopeptide repeat protein, which yields MAARPLVARQPNERLQALIQEAGCSNAGLARRVNMCGSEHGLDLRYDKTSVARWLRGQQPRGRAPGIIAEALGRKLGRTVTIDEIGMANGKNLASGIGLQFSPTVLGAIEQVCELWRSDVGRRDFLSGSAVASSALVEPSRDWLISVPDSQVARSAGPRVGVSDVAAVRAMTQALTDLDHQYGSGHVRPVVVHYLNSVVSGLLAGSYREAVGRELFAAVARLTELAGYMAVDTGQPGLAQRYYIQSLRLAQAAGDRGYGGYVLAASMSHLAAQLGNPREISQLARAAQEGARGRVTPRAEAMFHAAEARGHALLGDERSAHGSIARALAAMELAEGQRGSGDDPAWIGHFGPAYLADELAHCHRDLGQGRDAERCAREALDGHPASKARRRAIGLVLLATAQAQQREVEQACHTGLRAVELLGTLRSNRGAEYLEDLRARLDPYREEPVVREFGARVELQAA from the coding sequence ATGGCCGCACGGCCTCTCGTCGCGCGACAGCCCAACGAACGGCTGCAGGCGCTCATCCAGGAGGCGGGCTGCTCGAACGCCGGCCTGGCCCGCCGGGTCAACATGTGCGGGTCCGAGCACGGACTCGACCTGCGCTACGACAAGACATCGGTGGCCCGGTGGCTGCGCGGGCAGCAGCCGCGCGGCCGGGCGCCCGGCATCATCGCCGAGGCCCTGGGGCGCAAGCTCGGCCGCACGGTCACCATCGACGAGATCGGGATGGCCAACGGCAAGAACCTGGCCTCCGGCATCGGTCTGCAGTTCTCGCCGACGGTGCTCGGCGCCATCGAGCAGGTGTGTGAGCTGTGGCGCAGCGACGTGGGGCGGCGGGACTTCCTGTCGGGCTCGGCCGTCGCCTCGTCCGCGCTCGTCGAACCCAGCAGGGACTGGCTGATCTCCGTACCGGACTCGCAGGTCGCGCGGTCGGCCGGGCCGCGGGTCGGGGTGTCGGACGTGGCGGCCGTGCGCGCGATGACGCAGGCGCTGACCGATCTGGACCACCAGTACGGGAGCGGGCATGTGCGCCCGGTGGTGGTGCACTACCTGAACAGTGTGGTGAGCGGGCTGCTCGCGGGCTCGTACCGGGAGGCGGTGGGGCGCGAACTGTTCGCGGCCGTAGCCCGGTTGACGGAGCTCGCCGGGTACATGGCCGTCGACACCGGGCAGCCGGGGCTCGCCCAGCGGTACTACATCCAGTCCCTGCGGCTCGCGCAGGCGGCCGGCGACCGCGGCTACGGCGGGTACGTGCTCGCCGCGTCGATGAGTCATCTGGCCGCGCAGCTCGGCAATCCGCGGGAGATCTCCCAGCTCGCCCGCGCGGCTCAGGAGGGGGCGCGCGGGCGGGTCACACCGCGCGCGGAGGCGATGTTCCACGCCGCCGAAGCGCGCGGTCACGCCCTGCTCGGGGACGAGCGTTCCGCGCACGGATCCATCGCGCGGGCGCTCGCCGCGATGGAACTGGCCGAGGGGCAGCGCGGATCCGGTGACGACCCGGCGTGGATCGGCCACTTCGGGCCCGCCTATCTCGCCGACGAACTGGCGCACTGCCACCGGGACTTGGGGCAGGGGCGGGACGCGGAGCGGTGTGCGCGCGAGGCGTTGGACGGGCATCCCGCGTCCAAGGCCCGGCGCAGGGCGATCGGGCTCGTGCTCCTGGCGACGGCTCAGGCGCAGCAGCGCGAGGTGGAACAGGCCTGCCACACGGGACTTCGGGCCGTCGAGCTCCTCGGCACCCTGCGCTCCAACCGCGGCGCGGAGTACCTGGAGGACCTCAGGGCGCGGCTCGATCCGTACCGGGAGGAGCCGGTGGTACGGGAGTTCGGGGCGCGCGTGGAGTTGCAGGCGGCCTGA
- a CDS encoding bifunctional DNA primase/polymerase yields the protein MEETIAGTSDVTSPVTPTGQIPPQRGESLLDTAVRYAEERHWDVFPGTWLEFEQGVQRCSCDDAACPTPGAHAARPDWATQATGSATGARRLWSKHPKASILLPTGRTFDAIDVPETAGFLALARMERMELTLGPVTCTPDRRMQFFVLPGATAKVPDLVRKLGWPPASLDLVTLGEGQYVAAPPTRFGSQGAVQWACRPTAANRWLPDAEELVSPLAYACGREGRRP from the coding sequence GTGGAAGAGACCATCGCAGGCACCTCGGACGTCACCTCACCCGTCACCCCCACCGGGCAGATCCCGCCCCAGCGCGGTGAATCCCTCCTGGACACGGCCGTGCGCTACGCGGAAGAGCGGCACTGGGACGTGTTCCCCGGCACCTGGCTGGAGTTCGAGCAGGGCGTGCAGCGCTGCTCGTGCGACGACGCCGCGTGCCCCACGCCCGGCGCGCACGCCGCGCGGCCCGACTGGGCGACCCAGGCGACCGGGAGTGCGACCGGCGCGCGCCGCCTGTGGTCCAAACACCCCAAGGCGTCGATCCTTCTTCCCACCGGCCGCACCTTCGACGCCATCGACGTACCCGAGACCGCCGGCTTCCTGGCGCTCGCCCGCATGGAGCGCATGGAGCTCACGCTCGGCCCCGTGACCTGCACGCCCGACCGCCGCATGCAGTTCTTCGTCCTGCCCGGCGCCACCGCCAAGGTCCCCGACCTCGTACGCAAGCTGGGCTGGCCCCCGGCCTCCCTCGACCTCGTCACGCTCGGCGAGGGCCAGTACGTGGCCGCACCCCCGACCCGCTTCGGCAGCCAGGGCGCCGTGCAGTGGGCCTGCCGGCCGACCGCCGCGAACCGGTGGCTGCCCGACGCCGAGGAGCTCGTCTCCCCGCTCGCCTACGCGTGCGGGCGCGAGGGGCGCCGCCCGTAA
- a CDS encoding ABC transporter ATP-binding protein, which produces MTDAAVDAAVRVHDLWKSFGRQTAVAGIELTLPAGRFIGLVGPNGAGKTTTLSMVTGLLRPDRGTVHVAGHDVWADPAEVKARIGVLPEGLRLFERLSGRELLAYTGRLRGLPGAEVDRRAAALLDVLDLAGAQHKLVVDYSTGMRKKIGLAAALLHNPEVLFLDEPFEGVDPVSAQTIRGVLERFTRSGATVVFSSHVMELVESLCDWVAVMAAGRIRAQGPLADVKGDAASLQEAFLELVGASGSPSGSSLDWLGGGGAVR; this is translated from the coding sequence TTGACCGACGCAGCCGTGGACGCGGCCGTACGCGTCCACGACCTCTGGAAGTCCTTCGGCCGGCAGACCGCCGTCGCCGGGATCGAACTCACGCTGCCCGCAGGCCGGTTCATCGGCCTCGTCGGCCCCAACGGGGCGGGCAAGACCACCACCCTCTCCATGGTCACCGGCCTGCTCCGGCCCGACCGGGGCACCGTGCACGTCGCCGGGCACGACGTCTGGGCCGACCCCGCCGAGGTCAAGGCCCGCATCGGGGTCCTGCCCGAGGGACTACGCCTCTTCGAGCGCCTCTCCGGGCGCGAACTCCTCGCGTACACCGGGCGGCTGCGGGGGCTGCCCGGCGCCGAGGTCGACCGGCGGGCCGCCGCACTCCTCGACGTCCTCGACCTCGCCGGAGCCCAGCACAAACTCGTCGTCGACTACTCGACCGGCATGCGCAAGAAGATCGGCCTCGCCGCCGCACTCCTCCACAACCCCGAAGTCCTCTTCCTCGACGAGCCCTTCGAAGGCGTCGACCCCGTCTCCGCCCAGACGATCCGCGGCGTCCTCGAACGCTTCACCCGCTCCGGGGCGACCGTCGTCTTCTCGTCGCACGTCATGGAACTGGTCGAGTCGCTGTGCGACTGGGTGGCCGTGATGGCGGCGGGACGCATCCGGGCACAGGGGCCCCTGGCGGACGTGAAGGGCGACGCGGCGTCCTTGCAGGAGGCCTTCCTGGAGCTGGTCGGAGCGTCCGGGAGCCCGTCCGGGAGCTCCCTGGACTGGCTGGGCGGGGGCGGAGCCGTCCGGTGA
- a CDS encoding transporter, giving the protein MTGVLVRLKWALLRNGLRQSAGRRVAYAASALVSVLFGALVVLGLVLLHGNRHATTVGVVLLALLALGWAVFPLFFPSGDETLDPTRLVMLPLRPDPLVRGLLVASLVGIGPVFTLCLTAGAAYAVGHGAASTAVALLAVPLAVLVCVALARAVAAANTRLLTSRKGRDLAVLSGLVIALGAQLVNFGAQRLGRAGGLGALDPAADVLRWVPPASAIGAVEAAGRGAYGPAAAQLALTAAALAALLLVWRRALTRLMTAPDGSTLQAAEPARRATPRRRLFPDGRTGTVMERSLRYVWRDPKTKAAWITSLAIGLIVPVFNALQGTGSAYFACFASGMLGIQMYNQFGQDTSAFWMVAATIASPRDAYAELRARALALLLITLPYATLVTVLTSALLDAWQELPEVLGLSFALLGAMLATGAWTSARFPYSIPQEGYKNVAPGQAGLAWISIFGGMVAAAVLCAPVLALTIALHATDHTDWSWLLLPAGAAYGTAATLLGLRLAAPRTADRLPEILTAVSKG; this is encoded by the coding sequence GTGACCGGGGTCCTCGTCCGCCTCAAATGGGCCCTGCTGCGCAACGGGCTGCGCCAGTCGGCGGGCCGGCGCGTCGCCTACGCGGCGTCCGCACTCGTCTCGGTGCTGTTCGGAGCGCTCGTCGTCCTCGGCCTCGTCCTGCTCCACGGGAACCGGCACGCGACCACCGTCGGCGTCGTCCTGCTCGCGCTGCTCGCCCTGGGCTGGGCCGTGTTCCCGCTGTTCTTCCCCAGCGGCGACGAGACCCTCGACCCGACCCGGCTCGTGATGCTGCCCCTGCGCCCGGACCCGCTCGTCCGCGGCCTGCTCGTCGCCTCCCTCGTCGGGATCGGCCCCGTCTTCACCCTGTGCCTGACCGCCGGAGCGGCCTACGCGGTCGGACACGGGGCGGCGTCCACCGCGGTCGCCCTGCTCGCCGTACCGCTCGCCGTCCTCGTCTGCGTCGCCCTGGCCCGCGCCGTCGCCGCCGCCAACACCCGCCTGCTGACCAGCCGCAAGGGCCGCGACCTCGCCGTGCTCAGCGGCCTCGTCATCGCGCTCGGCGCGCAGCTCGTCAACTTCGGCGCCCAGCGCCTCGGCCGCGCCGGCGGGCTCGGCGCGCTCGACCCGGCGGCGGACGTGCTGCGCTGGGTGCCCCCGGCGTCGGCGATCGGCGCCGTCGAGGCGGCGGGCCGCGGCGCGTACGGCCCGGCGGCCGCGCAGCTCGCCCTGACCGCCGCCGCACTGGCCGCGCTGCTCCTCGTCTGGCGGCGCGCGCTGACCCGCCTGATGACCGCGCCCGACGGCTCGACGCTCCAGGCCGCGGAACCCGCCCGCCGCGCGACCCCCCGCCGCCGCCTCTTCCCGGACGGCCGCACCGGCACCGTCATGGAACGCAGCCTGCGCTACGTGTGGCGCGACCCGAAGACCAAGGCCGCCTGGATCACGTCCCTGGCCATCGGCCTGATCGTCCCCGTCTTCAACGCCCTCCAGGGCACCGGCTCCGCCTACTTCGCGTGCTTCGCCTCGGGCATGCTCGGCATCCAGATGTACAACCAGTTCGGCCAGGACACCTCCGCGTTCTGGATGGTCGCCGCGACCATCGCCTCCCCGCGCGACGCCTACGCGGAACTGCGCGCCCGCGCCCTCGCCCTGCTCCTGATCACGCTGCCCTACGCGACCCTGGTCACCGTCCTCACCAGCGCCCTGCTCGACGCCTGGCAGGAGCTGCCCGAGGTCCTCGGCCTCTCCTTCGCGCTGCTCGGCGCGATGCTGGCCACCGGGGCGTGGACCTCGGCCCGCTTCCCCTACTCGATCCCGCAGGAGGGCTACAAGAACGTCGCCCCGGGTCAGGCGGGCCTCGCCTGGATCTCGATCTTCGGCGGCATGGTCGCGGCGGCCGTGCTGTGCGCCCCGGTCCTCGCGCTGACGATCGCCCTGCACGCGACGGACCACACCGACTGGTCCTGGCTGCTGCTCCCGGCGGGCGCGGCCTACGGCACCGCCGCGACCCTCCTGGGCCTGCGCCTGGCGGCCCCCCGCACGGCGGACCGCCTCCCGGAGATCCTGACGGCGGTCAGCAAGGGCTGA
- a CDS encoding PAS domain-containing protein — MSASRRSGATDALGPEDEPERDGGDLLAALLDGMDAALCAFDADGVVTHWNREAERILGWSAAEAVGRAGFAGWAVRSADAAEVQERLLSAMHAPGRQVHEFALVTKSGGRVLVRTQSAAVRGPGGEPAGVYCAFSEVHAQIDLERSIALSEALFEDATAWGVVLVDADLRPALVNAHAAKALGSGRSAVLGRPLGDLVSQGVEELESALAHVLAEGAPPAPAEVWVTVRSERGEPERRCWRSGFVRLSSPLAEEPVPLGVAWLFEDVTEARRAEQDAAALRFRTQQLHRAARAAAECEDPAEAATTHLDFALAGFADHALIDLVVSAEGEEPVRLVRAAATPAGAPGPSLLVTRGALPVRYGAGHPALQCAERAGSVRAGAPEGDGGAEWAAARQWPQDSRFALCAVLRSRGRTLGVVTFLRGAGRSRFERGDAVYAEGVAVRIAAAVDLAAATRPS, encoded by the coding sequence GTGAGTGCATCACGGCGTAGCGGGGCCACCGACGCGCTCGGGCCCGAGGACGAGCCCGAGCGGGACGGGGGCGATCTTCTGGCCGCGTTGTTGGACGGGATGGACGCGGCGTTGTGCGCGTTCGACGCGGACGGTGTCGTCACGCACTGGAACCGGGAGGCCGAGCGGATTCTGGGCTGGTCGGCGGCGGAGGCCGTGGGGCGGGCCGGGTTCGCGGGCTGGGCGGTGCGCAGTGCCGACGCGGCGGAGGTGCAGGAGCGGCTGCTGTCCGCGATGCACGCGCCGGGGCGGCAGGTGCACGAGTTCGCGCTGGTGACCAAGAGCGGCGGGCGGGTGCTCGTACGGACGCAGTCGGCGGCGGTGCGCGGGCCGGGCGGGGAGCCCGCCGGGGTGTACTGCGCGTTCAGCGAGGTGCACGCGCAGATCGATCTGGAGCGGTCGATCGCGCTGAGCGAGGCGCTGTTCGAGGACGCCACGGCGTGGGGTGTGGTCCTGGTCGACGCGGATCTGCGGCCCGCGCTGGTGAACGCGCACGCGGCGAAGGCGCTCGGTTCGGGGCGCAGCGCGGTGCTGGGGCGGCCGCTGGGCGATCTGGTGTCGCAGGGTGTGGAGGAGCTGGAGAGCGCGCTGGCGCACGTCCTGGCGGAGGGGGCGCCGCCGGCGCCGGCCGAGGTGTGGGTGACGGTGCGCTCGGAGCGGGGTGAGCCGGAGCGGCGCTGCTGGCGCAGTGGTTTCGTACGACTGTCGTCGCCGCTGGCGGAGGAGCCGGTGCCGCTGGGGGTGGCGTGGCTGTTCGAGGACGTGACGGAGGCGCGGCGGGCGGAGCAGGACGCGGCGGCGCTGCGGTTCCGGACGCAGCAGTTGCACCGGGCGGCGCGGGCGGCGGCGGAGTGCGAGGACCCGGCGGAGGCGGCGACGACGCATCTGGACTTCGCGCTGGCCGGGTTCGCCGATCACGCGCTGATCGATCTGGTGGTGAGCGCGGAGGGTGAGGAGCCGGTGCGGCTGGTGCGGGCCGCGGCGACGCCTGCGGGGGCGCCGGGCCCGAGTCTGCTGGTGACGCGTGGGGCGCTGCCCGTGCGGTACGGGGCGGGGCATCCGGCGTTGCAGTGCGCGGAGCGGGCCGGTTCGGTGCGGGCCGGGGCGCCGGAGGGGGACGGTGGCGCGGAGTGGGCGGCGGCGCGGCAGTGGCCGCAGGACAGCCGGTTCGCGCTGTGCGCGGTGCTGCGCAGCCGGGGGCGGACGCTGGGTGTGGTGACGTTCCTGCGCGGGGCGGGGCGGTCCCGGTTCGAGCGGGGTGACGCGGTGTACGCGGAGGGTGTGGCGGTGCGGATCGCGGCGGCGGTGGATCTGGCGGCGGCGACCCGGCCGTCGTAG